One segment of Nocardia farcinica DNA contains the following:
- a CDS encoding LLM class F420-dependent oxidoreductase: MTQAAAPAGELTDLGTPLRPFRFAAAGEGNKQEGGARKFVQLAQQAEEYGYDTFVVPDHLGDQIGPIAALGALTQATEKIRLGTSVLANGFRHPVVLAKDLATIDVLSKGRLEVGIGAGWKQDEFLAAGLPYDSPGVRLAKLDETLTILDVLLRGQECTFHGKYYQVEGVKGTPRPRQGPRPPLCTGGGGPKMLRLAAKHADIVSVVPMTTKNGKGLLSGITLEKTIEKVNLVKEAAGDRFSEIELNWAISAIVITDDREKTAEMALSALDRGLHPDLEVDTQLTVEDLLNSPYVAIGTFEEIAEQIKRVRKLTSMSYVGIYPTQMDAFAPVIPLLRDE, from the coding sequence ATGACACAAGCCGCCGCACCGGCCGGTGAGCTGACCGACCTGGGTACGCCGCTGCGCCCGTTCCGCTTCGCGGCCGCGGGCGAGGGCAACAAGCAGGAGGGCGGTGCCCGCAAGTTCGTCCAGCTGGCGCAGCAGGCCGAGGAATACGGCTACGACACCTTCGTCGTGCCCGACCACCTCGGCGACCAGATCGGCCCGATCGCCGCGCTCGGCGCCCTGACCCAGGCCACCGAGAAGATCCGGCTCGGCACCTCCGTGCTGGCCAACGGTTTCCGTCATCCCGTGGTGCTGGCCAAGGATCTGGCCACCATCGACGTGCTGTCCAAGGGCCGTCTCGAGGTCGGCATCGGCGCGGGCTGGAAGCAGGACGAGTTCCTCGCCGCCGGGCTGCCCTACGATTCCCCGGGCGTGCGCCTGGCCAAGCTGGACGAGACGCTGACCATTCTCGACGTGCTGCTGCGCGGCCAGGAATGCACCTTCCACGGCAAGTACTACCAGGTGGAGGGCGTCAAGGGCACGCCGCGCCCGCGGCAGGGCCCACGTCCGCCGCTGTGCACCGGCGGCGGCGGCCCGAAGATGCTGCGGCTGGCCGCCAAGCACGCCGACATCGTCTCGGTGGTGCCGATGACCACCAAGAACGGCAAGGGTCTGCTCTCGGGCATCACCCTGGAGAAGACCATCGAGAAGGTGAACCTGGTCAAGGAAGCGGCCGGGGATCGATTCTCGGAGATCGAACTGAACTGGGCCATTTCCGCGATCGTCATCACCGACGACCGGGAGAAGACCGCCGAGATGGCGTTGTCGGCCCTCGACCGCGGGCTGCATCCCGACCTCGAGGTCGATACGCAGCTGACGGTGGAGGATCTGCTGAACTCGCCCTACGTGGCGATCGGCACGTTCGAGGAGATCGCCGAGCAGATCAAACGCGTGCGCAAACTCACGTCGATGTCCTATGTCGGCATCTATCCCACGCAGATGGACGCGTTCGCACCGGTTATCCCCCTGCTGAGGGACGAGTGA
- a CDS encoding cutinase family protein yields the protein MNARRGSRPRRSRPVGCLLFLVIAALLVAVIILLWFLLAGRLRLPGPGPEPTRPPASQPASCPDVQLISVPGTWESNSNDDPRNPTANPLSLMLNVTGPLREQFPAERLDVYTVPYVAQFSNPVAIPPDGQQSYNNSRSEGTQRTIDALAERHRECPLTTYVLAGFSQGAVIVGDVAAQIGEGKGPVPADLVLGVTLIADGRREAGPGQAIEVGATPPGVGAEVALNGLKVPGITMTGPRPGFGALADRTYTICAPGDMICDSPRQALSPVNWIPSVLSLVRAAGNPVHALYNTYVVDGNGTTATQWTAGWAAGLIESAPHPPHS from the coding sequence GTGAACGCGCGTCGCGGCTCGAGACCCCGCCGGTCACGACCGGTGGGGTGCCTGCTGTTCCTGGTGATCGCCGCGCTGCTGGTCGCGGTGATCATCCTGCTGTGGTTCCTGCTGGCCGGACGGCTGCGGTTGCCCGGCCCCGGCCCGGAACCGACCAGGCCGCCCGCCTCCCAGCCCGCCAGTTGCCCTGACGTGCAACTGATCTCGGTGCCCGGCACGTGGGAGTCGAACAGCAACGACGATCCGCGCAATCCGACGGCCAACCCGCTGTCGCTGATGCTCAACGTCACCGGTCCGCTGCGCGAGCAGTTCCCCGCCGAGCGCCTGGACGTCTACACGGTGCCCTACGTCGCCCAGTTCTCCAACCCGGTGGCGATTCCGCCGGACGGCCAGCAGTCCTACAACAACAGCCGCTCCGAGGGCACCCAGCGCACCATCGACGCGTTGGCCGAACGGCACCGTGAATGCCCCTTGACCACCTACGTGCTCGCGGGGTTCTCGCAGGGTGCGGTGATCGTGGGCGACGTGGCCGCCCAGATCGGGGAGGGCAAGGGCCCCGTCCCGGCGGACCTGGTCCTCGGCGTGACGCTCATCGCCGACGGCAGGCGCGAGGCCGGGCCAGGGCAGGCGATCGAGGTCGGCGCCACACCGCCGGGCGTGGGTGCCGAAGTCGCGCTGAACGGGCTGAAGGTGCCCGGTATCACGATGACCGGGCCGCGCCCCGGCTTCGGCGCGCTGGCCGATCGCACCTACACCATCTGCGCGCCGGGCGACATGATCTGCGATTCGCCGCGGCAGGCTCTCAGCCCGGTGAACTGGATCCCCAGCGTGCTGAGCCTGGTCCGGGCGGCCGGAAACCCGGTGCACGCCTTGTACAACACCTACGTGGTGGACGGCAACGGCACCACCGCGACCCAGTGGACCGCGGGCTGGGCAGCCGGTCTGATCGAGTCCGCGCCGCACCCGCCGCATTCGTGA
- a CDS encoding DUF732 domain-containing protein has product MHRIRGKVAGLALAIAATGLLAACGDDDSTASSTPTLTTGATATSAAAASSSPAEGAPQSQAPAPEAPPSETVAPERPQPVPTEAVPPADTSGLSEKDKAFIAALEEKGVTPSSPDIALSIGSYVCQSVQAGASEQDLTTFVNAMAGADASFDPAKMPVEQAGRIYIDTAKQTYCQ; this is encoded by the coding sequence ATGCATCGGATCCGTGGAAAGGTGGCCGGCCTCGCCCTGGCCATCGCGGCCACCGGCCTGCTCGCCGCCTGTGGTGACGACGACTCGACCGCGTCGAGCACGCCGACGCTGACGACGGGTGCCACCGCGACCTCGGCGGCCGCCGCGTCGAGCAGCCCGGCCGAGGGCGCACCGCAGAGCCAGGCGCCCGCCCCCGAGGCGCCGCCGAGCGAGACCGTCGCGCCCGAGCGCCCCCAGCCGGTGCCCACCGAGGCGGTGCCGCCCGCCGACACCTCCGGTCTGAGCGAGAAGGACAAGGCCTTCATCGCGGCCCTCGAGGAGAAGGGCGTCACGCCGTCCTCGCCGGACATCGCGCTCAGCATCGGCAGCTACGTGTGCCAGAGCGTGCAGGCGGGCGCGTCCGAGCAGGACCTGACCACCTTCGTCAACGCCATGGCCGGCGCCGACGCCTCCTTCGACCCGGCCAAGATGCCGGTCGAGCAGGCCGGGCGGATCTACATCGACACGGCCAAGCAGACCTACTGCCAGTGA
- a CDS encoding alpha/beta hydrolase-fold protein → MLVPIGATVTPAVPTAVAQPATTPASATVQQAIWLTDRRVALWVNSPSMGAPVQVQLLLARDWNAKPEARFPLLIMLDGLRATDDESGWTKDAGAEEFFADKNVTVVLPVGGQSSFYADWMQPNNGRNYKWETFLTKELPPLLESQWRATDVRGMQGLSMGGTAAMFLAGRNPGFVRYAASYSGFLTTTTLGMPQAIQFAMRDAGGFDSAAMWGPPTSPEWEAHDPYLLADKLRGVSLYISSGSGTTGPFDQASGIPGVSTNYAGTGLEILSRLTSQNFVTKLGELQIPATVNYRASGTHSWPYWDFEMRQSWPQAAAALGVEPDKPACAAGGAIGALAAANGWLGDCLTGEYAVPGGLAQDFHGGRVFYSAETGAHAVGGMIGGGYQAAGGPGGALGLPTGGERDLGDGRGRMQPFQHGALYWTPQTGAQVVRGAIFDEWGRQGFERGPAGYPTAPEVRTPNKDGAVQAFEGGPFYYSPATGVFRVQGLILGKYAQLGYENSWLGFPAAEEAPLKDLGRFSRFEGGNIYWSPLSGAWAVRNGPIMDAWQSAGFENGRLGYPISDEFPVDGGVQQNFQTGFIVVRDGKAEIHGI, encoded by the coding sequence ATGTTGGTGCCGATCGGCGCCACAGTGACACCGGCCGTGCCGACCGCGGTGGCACAGCCCGCGACGACACCCGCCTCCGCAACCGTCCAGCAGGCGATCTGGCTGACCGACCGCCGTGTTGCGCTGTGGGTTAACTCGCCCTCGATGGGTGCGCCGGTGCAGGTGCAGCTGCTGCTCGCGCGGGATTGGAATGCCAAGCCGGAGGCCAGGTTTCCGCTGCTGATCATGCTCGACGGACTGCGCGCGACCGACGACGAGAGCGGCTGGACGAAGGACGCGGGTGCCGAGGAGTTCTTCGCCGACAAGAACGTCACCGTGGTCCTGCCGGTGGGCGGCCAGTCCAGCTTCTACGCCGACTGGATGCAGCCGAACAACGGCCGCAACTACAAGTGGGAGACCTTCCTCACCAAGGAACTGCCGCCGCTGCTGGAGAGCCAGTGGCGCGCCACCGACGTGCGCGGCATGCAGGGCCTGTCGATGGGCGGCACCGCCGCGATGTTCCTGGCCGGGCGCAACCCGGGTTTCGTCCGCTACGCCGCGTCCTACTCCGGCTTCCTCACCACGACCACCCTCGGCATGCCGCAGGCCATCCAGTTCGCCATGCGGGACGCGGGCGGATTCGACTCCGCGGCCATGTGGGGGCCGCCGACCAGCCCCGAGTGGGAGGCGCACGACCCGTATCTGCTCGCCGACAAGCTGCGCGGGGTCAGCCTCTACATCTCCAGCGGCAGCGGCACCACCGGGCCGTTCGACCAGGCCTCCGGCATCCCCGGGGTGAGCACCAACTACGCCGGTACCGGGCTCGAGATCCTGTCAAGGCTCACCTCGCAGAATTTCGTGACCAAGCTGGGCGAACTCCAGATCCCGGCGACGGTGAACTATCGCGCGTCCGGCACCCACTCCTGGCCCTATTGGGATTTCGAGATGCGTCAGTCCTGGCCGCAGGCCGCGGCCGCGCTCGGTGTCGAACCGGACAAGCCGGCCTGCGCGGCGGGCGGCGCGATCGGTGCGCTGGCCGCCGCGAACGGCTGGCTCGGTGACTGCCTGACCGGCGAGTACGCGGTGCCCGGCGGCCTGGCCCAGGACTTCCACGGCGGCCGTGTGTTCTACTCCGCCGAGACCGGCGCGCATGCCGTCGGCGGCATGATCGGCGGTGGTTACCAGGCCGCCGGTGGGCCGGGCGGCGCCCTCGGGCTGCCGACCGGCGGCGAGCGCGACCTGGGCGACGGCCGTGGGCGCATGCAGCCCTTCCAGCACGGCGCGCTGTACTGGACGCCGCAGACCGGCGCCCAGGTGGTGCGTGGCGCGATCTTCGACGAGTGGGGCAGGCAGGGCTTCGAGCGCGGACCGGCGGGCTATCCGACCGCGCCCGAGGTCAGGACGCCGAACAAGGACGGCGCGGTCCAGGCGTTCGAGGGCGGGCCGTTCTACTACAGTCCCGCCACCGGGGTGTTCCGGGTGCAGGGCCTGATCCTGGGCAAGTACGCGCAGCTCGGCTACGAGAACAGCTGGCTGGGGTTCCCGGCCGCGGAAGAGGCGCCGCTGAAGGACCTCGGCCGGTTCAGCCGGTTCGAGGGCGGCAACATCTACTGGAGTCCGCTCTCGGGCGCCTGGGCGGTGCGCAACGGCCCGATCATGGACGCCTGGCAGTCGGCCGGCTTCGAGAACGGCAGGCTGGGCTACCCGATCAGCGACGAGTTCCCCGTCGACGGCGGCGTGCAGCAGAACTTCCAGACCGGCTTCATCGTCGTGCGCGACGGCAAGGCGGAGATCCACGGCATCTAG
- a CDS encoding alpha/beta hydrolase: protein MRFGRAAAPKRVKSGRRGEPRGWRHRILAVGAAALALPIAAGVAAPTAATAAPVHAPVLRAPAGGYEELMVPSVMGPIKVQVQWASRGGDAALYLLDGLRARDDRNAWSFETNAMEQFKNDNITLVMPVGGQSSFYTDWYAPSNTNGQKTTYKWETFLTQELPNFLAGYGVSKTNNAVAGLSMGGSAALALAAYHRDQFKYAASYSGYLNISAPGMREAIRIAMLDAGRFNVDSMAAPWSPQWLRMDPFVFAPQLRGLPMYISAASGLPGQHDRPNSPVGVFNTGNAMALEALSLVNTRAFQVRLKSLGIPAQFDFPATGTHSWKYWEGQLWNSRQGILDALGAW from the coding sequence ATGCGATTCGGCAGGGCCGCCGCGCCGAAGAGAGTCAAGTCGGGTCGGCGAGGCGAACCTCGCGGTTGGCGTCATCGGATTCTGGCTGTCGGTGCCGCTGCGCTAGCGCTACCGATCGCCGCCGGGGTAGCGGCCCCGACCGCCGCTACGGCCGCTCCCGTGCACGCCCCGGTGCTGCGCGCGCCGGCAGGCGGGTACGAAGAACTGATGGTGCCCTCGGTCATGGGTCCGATCAAGGTCCAGGTGCAGTGGGCATCGCGCGGTGGTGACGCGGCGCTGTACCTGCTGGACGGCCTGCGGGCGCGTGACGACCGCAACGCCTGGTCCTTCGAGACCAACGCGATGGAGCAGTTCAAGAACGACAACATCACCCTGGTGATGCCGGTCGGCGGTCAGTCGAGCTTCTACACCGACTGGTACGCGCCCAGCAACACCAACGGTCAGAAGACCACCTACAAGTGGGAGACCTTCCTGACCCAGGAGCTGCCGAACTTCCTGGCGGGCTACGGCGTCTCGAAGACCAACAACGCCGTCGCCGGCCTGTCCATGGGTGGCAGCGCCGCGCTGGCCCTGGCCGCCTACCACCGTGACCAGTTCAAGTACGCCGCCTCCTACTCGGGCTACCTGAACATCTCGGCGCCGGGCATGCGCGAGGCCATCCGCATCGCGATGCTGGACGCCGGTCGCTTCAACGTCGACTCGATGGCGGCCCCGTGGAGCCCGCAGTGGCTGCGCATGGACCCGTTCGTGTTCGCGCCGCAGCTGCGTGGCCTGCCGATGTACATCTCGGCCGCGAGCGGCCTGCCCGGTCAGCACGACCGGCCGAACTCGCCGGTCGGCGTGTTCAACACCGGCAACGCGATGGCGCTGGAGGCCCTGTCGCTGGTGAACACCCGCGCCTTCCAGGTGCGGCTGAAGTCGCTGGGCATCCCGGCCCAGTTCGACTTCCCGGCCACCGGCACCCACTCCTGGAAGTACTGGGAGGGCCAGCTGTGGAACTCGCGCCAGGGCATCCTGGACGCGCTCGGCGCCTGGTGA
- a CDS encoding alpha/beta hydrolase: MRSLRWKRRPTRASGAKSWTRRAALAVATAVLVPLGVTVAGTGATASAAFDPAAFDFWVDSGMGPIKSRILRAADGNTNRVVYVLDGMRAPETLNGWEIETDVPALLASWNINVVMPVGGMSSFYADWNAPSEFFGIPAGSGSSSGSGALNAFTGGPGKSYRYQWETFLTNELRWALRDRLGFNPNRNGVFGLSMGGSAALTLAAYHPDQFSFAGSFSGYLNISAPGMREAIRVAMLDAGGYNVDAMAPPWGPQWLRMDPFVFAPNLIRNGTRLWIAAASGLPTSTDPPSFNTLNGMGLEALALANTRAFQVRMATLGGGNAVYSFPPFGIHAWNNWRDEAVRMMPDLSANIG, encoded by the coding sequence ATGCGAAGTCTCCGCTGGAAACGCAGGCCGACGAGAGCGTCCGGGGCCAAGTCCTGGACCCGCAGGGCGGCACTGGCCGTCGCGACCGCGGTACTCGTGCCCCTGGGCGTCACGGTCGCGGGCACCGGTGCGACGGCGTCGGCAGCGTTCGACCCCGCGGCCTTCGACTTCTGGGTCGATTCGGGAATGGGCCCCATCAAATCCCGCATTCTGCGCGCGGCCGACGGCAACACCAATCGTGTGGTCTATGTGCTCGACGGCATGCGCGCACCCGAGACGCTCAACGGCTGGGAAATCGAGACCGACGTTCCGGCCCTGTTGGCGAGCTGGAACATCAACGTGGTCATGCCGGTCGGCGGTATGTCGAGTTTCTACGCCGACTGGAACGCGCCCAGCGAATTCTTCGGCATCCCCGCCGGTTCGGGTTCGAGTTCGGGTTCCGGCGCGCTGAACGCCTTCACCGGTGGTCCCGGCAAGAGCTACCGCTACCAGTGGGAAACCTTCCTGACCAATGAGCTGCGCTGGGCGTTGCGCGATCGGCTCGGGTTCAATCCGAATCGCAACGGCGTGTTCGGTCTGTCGATGGGCGGTTCGGCCGCGCTGACACTGGCCGCCTACCACCCGGACCAGTTCAGTTTCGCCGGATCGTTCTCCGGTTATCTGAACATCTCCGCTCCCGGTATGCGCGAGGCGATTCGCGTCGCCATGCTCGACGCCGGTGGTTACAACGTGGACGCGATGGCGCCGCCGTGGGGCCCGCAGTGGCTGCGGATGGACCCGTTCGTGTTCGCTCCCAACCTGATCCGCAACGGCACCCGGTTGTGGATCGCCGCCGCGAGCGGCCTGCCCACCTCGACCGATCCGCCGAGCTTCAACACCCTCAACGGCATGGGGCTCGAGGCGCTGGCGCTGGCCAACACCCGCGCGTTCCAGGTGCGTATGGCGACTTTGGGCGGCGGTAACGCGGTGTATTCCTTCCCGCCATTCGGGATCCACGCCTGGAACAACTGGCGTGACGAGGCGGTCCGGATGATGCCGGACTTGTCGGCGAATATCGGATAG
- a CDS encoding alpha/beta hydrolase, with protein sequence MRGRRARGWFQRALLLSMAVLMPLGVTVAGGGATASAAFNPDGFDFWVDSDMGPIKSRIFRAADGNTNRVVYALDGMRARNDLSGWEIDTEVARELTKWNINVVMPVGGMSSFYADWNAPSTILGIGGGSSGSASGSSSGSGALQMFAGGPGKSTRYTWETFLTNNLRWALRDRLGFNPNRNGVFGLSMGGSAALTLAAYHPDQFSYAGSYSGYLNVSAPGMREALRVAMIDAGGYNIDAMAPPWGPQWLRMDPFVFAPRLKANNTRLWISAGSGLPGPADGFNFGTVNAMGLEVLALANTRAFQVRMATLGANNVTYDFPAVGVHNWRYWETEVYRMIPDLSANIG encoded by the coding sequence ATGCGAGGTCGAAGAGCCCGCGGCTGGTTCCAGCGCGCGCTGCTGTTGTCGATGGCCGTGCTGATGCCGTTGGGCGTGACGGTGGCGGGCGGCGGTGCCACCGCCTCGGCGGCGTTCAACCCCGACGGTTTCGATTTCTGGGTCGATTCGGACATGGGTCCGATCAAGTCCAGGATCTTCCGCGCCGCCGACGGCAACACCAACCGTGTGGTCTACGCGCTCGACGGCATGCGCGCGCGCAACGATCTGAGCGGGTGGGAGATCGACACCGAGGTCGCGCGCGAGCTGACCAAGTGGAACATCAACGTCGTCATGCCGGTCGGCGGCATGTCGAGTTTCTACGCCGACTGGAACGCCCCGAGCACCATCCTGGGTATCGGCGGCGGGTCGAGCGGCTCGGCGTCGGGCTCGTCCTCGGGCTCGGGCGCGCTGCAGATGTTCGCGGGTGGTCCGGGCAAGAGCACCCGCTACACCTGGGAGACGTTCCTGACCAACAACCTGCGCTGGGCGTTGCGCGACCGGCTCGGGTTCAATCCGAATCGCAACGGCGTGTTCGGTCTGTCGATGGGCGGTTCGGCCGCGCTGACGCTGGCCGCCTACCACCCCGACCAGTTCAGCTACGCCGGTTCCTACTCCGGCTACCTGAACGTCTCGGCGCCGGGTATGCGTGAGGCGCTGCGCGTGGCGATGATCGACGCGGGCGGCTACAACATCGACGCGATGGCACCGCCGTGGGGCCCGCAGTGGCTGCGGATGGACCCGTTCGTGTTCGCGCCGCGGCTCAAGGCCAACAACACCCGCCTGTGGATTTCCGCGGGCAGCGGCCTGCCCGGCCCGGCCGACGGCTTCAACTTCGGCACCGTGAACGCGATGGGCCTCGAGGTGCTCGCCCTGGCCAACACCCGCGCCTTCCAGGTGCGCATGGCCACGCTGGGCGCCAACAACGTCACCTACGACTTCCCCGCCGTGGGTGTGCACAACTGGCGCTACTGGGAGACCGAGGTCTACCGGATGATCCCGGACCTCTCGGCGAACATCGGCTGA
- the zomB gene encoding flagellar motor control protein ZomB has product MVDTAERTEDEADRPAERARSASSSLRLSSATFVGGIVLTVVLFAIGAWQRRWIADDGLIVLRTVRNLLAGNGPVFNMDERVETNTSAAWTYIVWFFSWLTQMRLEYVVLAVALTLSLIAMVFAMLGAARLWGGPRTALLLPAGVLVYIAVPPARDYATSGLESGLVICWLAVLWWSLMRWARAERVRPGALAGLVFLAGLAPLIRPEMTLVGGLALVMIFFAPMPQWRLGPVATRALIVAVAGLVPLGYQIWRMGYYGLPYPNTAVAKDAGGAKWSQGFTYLWDLVGPYLLWLPLLILLAAAIVAVRGGGLPAWSPAGDGSEAPGGAGESRLLRVRRWLRSPAAVVALVLVSGLLLTVYALRVGGDFMHGRMLLPQLFLLLLPVAVLPVRLPVPRSVAGQRTLAAVLLAWAGAMGWALFAADTTAIKTGTKISESGIVDERVYYVLNTGHDHPIRAEDYLDYPRMRAMVNNIAENPNGGLLLNSPSFMFWYVAPPPQPIPPGGAGHTVFFLNLGMTSMNVPLEVRVIDQMGLAYPLAAHTDRLENGRIGHDKNLYPDWVIVDAGMVDRKPWMPWYLDEKWVTQARVAMSCPQTQALLISSRDPLTFERFRHNLRNALDFAKYRIDRVPKYEIQRCGLVDPFPQPPR; this is encoded by the coding sequence TTGGTCGATACAGCGGAGCGAACTGAAGACGAGGCGGACCGCCCTGCCGAGCGGGCGCGGTCCGCCTCGTCGTCGCTACGGCTGTCCTCGGCCACCTTCGTCGGTGGGATCGTGCTCACCGTCGTGCTGTTCGCGATCGGCGCCTGGCAGCGGCGCTGGATCGCCGACGACGGCCTGATCGTGCTGCGCACCGTGCGCAACCTGCTCGCGGGCAACGGCCCGGTGTTCAACATGGACGAGCGGGTCGAGACCAACACCAGCGCCGCCTGGACCTACATCGTCTGGTTCTTCAGCTGGCTCACCCAGATGCGCCTCGAGTACGTGGTGCTGGCGGTGGCGTTGACCCTCTCGCTGATCGCGATGGTCTTCGCGATGCTCGGCGCGGCGCGGCTGTGGGGCGGGCCGCGGACCGCGCTGCTGCTGCCCGCCGGTGTGCTGGTCTACATCGCGGTGCCGCCCGCGCGGGACTACGCGACCTCGGGGCTGGAGAGCGGGCTGGTCATCTGCTGGCTCGCGGTCCTGTGGTGGTCGCTGATGCGCTGGGCGCGGGCCGAGCGGGTGCGGCCGGGCGCGCTGGCCGGGCTGGTCTTCCTGGCCGGGCTCGCGCCGCTGATCCGGCCGGAGATGACGCTGGTCGGCGGCCTCGCGCTGGTGATGATCTTCTTCGCCCCGATGCCGCAGTGGCGGCTCGGCCCGGTCGCGACCCGCGCGCTGATCGTGGCGGTCGCGGGCCTAGTGCCGCTGGGCTACCAGATCTGGCGGATGGGCTACTACGGCCTGCCCTACCCGAACACCGCCGTGGCCAAGGACGCCGGCGGGGCGAAGTGGAGCCAGGGCTTCACCTATCTGTGGGACCTGGTCGGTCCCTACCTGCTGTGGCTGCCGCTGCTGATCCTGCTGGCCGCCGCGATCGTCGCGGTGCGTGGCGGCGGTCTGCCCGCCTGGTCGCCCGCGGGCGACGGTAGCGAAGCGCCCGGCGGTGCCGGGGAGTCGCGGCTGCTGCGGGTGCGGCGGTGGCTGCGCTCGCCGGCCGCCGTGGTCGCGCTGGTGCTCGTCAGCGGTCTGCTGCTGACGGTCTACGCGCTGCGCGTCGGCGGCGACTTCATGCACGGACGGATGCTGCTGCCCCAGTTGTTCCTGCTGTTGCTGCCGGTCGCCGTGCTGCCGGTGCGGTTGCCGGTGCCGCGCTCGGTGGCCGGGCAGCGCACCCTGGCCGCCGTGCTGCTGGCCTGGGCCGGGGCGATGGGCTGGGCGCTGTTCGCCGCCGATACCACCGCGATCAAGACCGGCACCAAGATCAGCGAGTCGGGCATCGTCGACGAGCGGGTCTACTACGTGCTCAACACCGGCCACGACCACCCGATCCGGGCCGAGGACTACCTCGACTACCCGCGGATGCGGGCGATGGTGAACAACATCGCCGAGAACCCCAACGGCGGCCTGCTGCTGAACTCGCCGTCGTTCATGTTCTGGTACGTGGCGCCGCCGCCGCAGCCGATCCCGCCGGGCGGGGCCGGGCACACGGTGTTCTTCCTCAACCTGGGCATGACGAGCATGAACGTGCCGCTGGAGGTGCGCGTCATCGACCAGATGGGGCTGGCGTATCCGCTGGCCGCGCACACCGACCGCCTGGAGAACGGGCGCATCGGCCACGACAAGAACCTCTACCCGGACTGGGTGATCGTGGACGCGGGCATGGTGGACCGCAAACCGTGGATGCCGTGGTATCTCGACGAGAAGTGGGTGACCCAGGCCAGGGTCGCGATGTCGTGCCCGCAGACCCAGGCGCTGCTCATCTCCTCGCGTGACCCGCTCACCTTCGAGCGGTTCCGGCACAACCTCCGCAACGCCCTGGACTTCGCGAAGTACCGGATCGATCGGGTGCCGAAGTACGAGATCCAGCGATGCGGATTGGTCGATCCGTTCCCACAGCCGCCGCGATGA
- a CDS encoding decaprenyl-phosphate phosphoribosyltransferase: protein MSEEPTGADLAEAVVKGPPKTLAGGLIKAVRPRQWVKNVLVLAAPLAAGPETVSDLTVLSHVAIAFVVFCMAASGIYLVNDALDVEADRAHPTKRFRPIAAGVVPVNLAYVLATVLLVGSVLVSFLASWNLAVVMAVYIGIQLAYCLGLKHQAVLDICIVSSGFLLRAVAGGAAADISLSQWFLLIMAFGSLFMAAGKRYAELQIALGTGAKIRKSLEYYTPTYLRFIWTLAATAVVVFYGLWAFEQDRDNDTTWFAISMIPFTIAILRYAVDVDGGEAGEPEEIALGDRVLQFLAIAWIGAVGVAVYLT from the coding sequence ATGAGTGAAGAGCCGACCGGCGCCGATCTGGCCGAAGCCGTCGTCAAGGGGCCGCCCAAGACCCTGGCCGGCGGGCTGATCAAGGCGGTCCGGCCGCGCCAATGGGTCAAGAACGTCCTCGTGCTCGCGGCGCCGCTGGCCGCGGGCCCGGAGACCGTCAGCGACCTGACCGTGCTCAGCCACGTGGCCATCGCCTTCGTGGTGTTCTGCATGGCTGCCTCGGGCATCTACCTGGTCAACGACGCGCTCGACGTGGAGGCCGACCGCGCCCATCCCACCAAGCGGTTCCGGCCCATCGCGGCGGGCGTGGTGCCGGTCAACCTGGCCTACGTGCTCGCGACCGTGCTGCTGGTCGGTTCGGTGCTCGTCTCCTTCCTCGCCTCGTGGAATCTGGCCGTGGTGATGGCGGTCTACATCGGCATCCAGCTGGCCTACTGCCTGGGGCTCAAGCACCAGGCGGTGCTCGACATCTGCATCGTCTCCTCGGGCTTCCTGCTGCGCGCGGTCGCCGGCGGTGCGGCGGCCGACATCTCGCTGTCGCAGTGGTTCCTGCTGATCATGGCGTTCGGCTCGCTGTTCATGGCCGCGGGCAAGCGCTACGCCGAGTTGCAGATCGCGCTGGGCACCGGCGCCAAGATCCGCAAGTCGCTCGAGTACTACACACCGACCTACCTGCGCTTCATCTGGACGCTGGCGGCCACCGCCGTCGTGGTCTTCTACGGCCTGTGGGCGTTCGAGCAGGATCGCGACAACGACACGACCTGGTTCGCGATCTCGATGATTCCGTTTACCATCGCAATCCTGCGATACGCGGTCGACGTCGATGGCGGCGAGGCCGGTGAACCCGAAGAGATCGCCCTGGGGGACCGCGTGCTGCAGTTCCTCGCAATCGCCTGGATCGGAGCGGTAGGTGTCGCTGTCTATCTCACCTGA